AACTATTCTTCAGCTCCACCAGTAATTCTTACTGTTTCCTGATATTGTTGCAGTAGTTCCTCTAACCCCTCATAACTTTCAATAAAGTTCGCCTGCTGCCTTAATTTCGCTGCCAAAGGATAACCAGTTGTATACCAGGCTACGTGTTTTCGCATCTCACGTATACCTATGTATTCGCCTTTGTATTGTAGAGACAGCCTTGCATGCCGCAGCATCATTTCAACGGCTTCCTCAAGCTGTGGTTTCTCTGGTTTAACCCCGGTTTCCATATACTCTTTAATGTGCTTAAAAATCCATGGATTTCCTCTGGCGCCTCTGGCAATCATAATACCGTCACAACCTGTTTCCTTCACCAGTCGGATTGCATCCTCTGGTGTTATTACATCACCATTACCGATTACCGGTATTGAAACAGCTTCTTTCACAGCACGGATAATACTCCAGTCTGCCTTTCCGCTATAATACTGTTCCCTGGTTCTACCGTGAACTGCTATGGCTGCTGCACCATTTGCCTCTGCTATTTTTGCAATCTCAACTGCATTGCTGGTGGCTTCCGTAAATCCCTTTCGTATTTTTACGGTAAAAGGCTTTTTAATGGCAGTAGATACTGCATGTATTATTTCACCTGCTAATTTGGGGTCTGTCATAAGGGCAGAGCCCTCTTTGTTGTTCACAACTTTTGGTACAGGACACCCCATGTTTAAATCTAATATATCGAAGTTTCTGTCTTCAATTCTTTTTGCCGTTTCACTTAAGATAACCGGGTCTGCCCCAAATAATTGCAGAGATACAGGCCGTTCTGTTTCTTCTACCAATAATAGGCTCT
The nucleotide sequence above comes from Anaerocolumna cellulosilytica. Encoded proteins:
- the dusB gene encoding tRNA dihydrouridine synthase DusB; the protein is MNLKIGNVNIKGNLVLGPMAGVTDLPFRLLCKEQGADLIYTEMVSAKGISYNNKNTESLLLVEETERPVSLQLFGADPVILSETAKRIEDRNFDILDLNMGCPVPKVVNNKEGSALMTDPKLAGEIIHAVSTAIKKPFTVKIRKGFTEATSNAVEIAKIAEANGAAAIAVHGRTREQYYSGKADWSIIRAVKEAVSIPVIGNGDVITPEDAIRLVKETGCDGIMIARGARGNPWIFKHIKEYMETGVKPEKPQLEEAVEMMLRHARLSLQYKGEYIGIREMRKHVAWYTTGYPLAAKLRQQANFIESYEGLEELLQQYQETVRITGGAEE